One Cryptomeria japonica chromosome 9, Sugi_1.0, whole genome shotgun sequence genomic window carries:
- the LOC131858364 gene encoding uncharacterized mitochondrial protein AtMg00860-like → MHELYAKKEKCALAQEQVSFFGHIVGHGQIRPDPKKLQDIQDWEPLHNVHEVRQFFSLANYYKKFFGGYSRIASPLTDFLKDISWKWGEKQQSAFDSLKEKLFEEPVLPLTEVGVWNESDFSSNTLVVGLWKAQSPTRNGVPTTRWIGDPQEGDSPSTTYTATIQFR, encoded by the coding sequence ATGCATGAACTCTATGCAAAGAAGGAAAAGTGTGCACTTGCACAAGAGCAAGTTTCATTCTTTGGCCATATTGTTGGACATGGTCAAATCCGCCCAGATCCCAAGAagctacaagatattcaagattgggAGCCACTTCATAATGTTCATGAGGTGAGGCAGTTCTTCAGCTTGGCCAACTACTACAAGAAATTTTTTGGAGGCTATTCCAGGATTGCAAGTCCCCTCACTGACTTTCTGAAGGACATAAGCTGGAAATGGGGGGAAAAGCAACAAAGTGCATTTGATTCACTGAAAGAGAAGTTGTTTGAGGAGCCAGTCTTACCCTTGACAGAAGTGGGAGTTTGGAATGAATCTGATTTCAGTAGTAACACACTTGTTGTGGGTCTTTGGAAGGCTCAGAGCCCGACCAGAAATGGGGTGCCTACTACAAGATGGATTGGAGATCCACAAGAAGGCGATTCGCCTTCTACAACCTACACTGCCACCATTCAGTTTAGGTGA